The genomic stretch AGGAGGGGGACCGTCGGGAAACACATGGCCGAGATGGGAGTCGGACCGCAGGCCTCGAACCTCCGTCCTCATCATGCCCAGGCTTCGATCCTCGCGTTTCGTCACGGCGTCCTTCGAGAGTGGGCGGGTAAAACTGGGCCATCCCGTTCCGGAATCGTATTTGTCCCGGGAGCTGAACAGCGGCTCGCCGGATATGACATCCACATAGATGCCCTCCCGGTGATTGTCCCAGTATTCGTTCCTGAAAGGCTGTTCCGTTCCGCCCTGCCGGGTTACCCGGTACTGAAGAGGCGTCAATGATTGCTTCAATTCTTCATCGGAAGGCACGTGATACCTCCTCTCGCCCGGCGTGAGAGTCCCGTCGGGCGCGCTTTCTTTCCATGTTTCTTTGAGGAAGGCTTCCCGTCCCGAACCGGAACGATACATTTTGTAATGAAATGGTGAACTGCGGTAATACCCCCGGTGATAGTCCTCGGCACCGTAGAAAGCAGCGGCGGGTCTGATCTGTGTGACCAGCGGTTTTGAAAAGCGCCCGCTTTGTTCGAGATCCTTCCTGGACTGCTCGGCGAGCCTGCGTTGTTCGTCATCGAGATAGAAGATCGCCGTTCTGTATTGAGAGCCTCTGTCGGCAAACTGTCCTCCATCGTCGGTGGGGTCTATCTGCCGCCAGAAAACCCGGAGCAGTTCACCGTAACTTATTCGTTGCGGATCGTACGTTATCCGGACTGCCTCCATGTGGCCCGTCCGCCCGGAGATTACGTCGCTGTAAGACGGGTTCTCCGTTGTTCCGCCCGTATAGCCGGGAACAACTTCGAGAACGCCATCCAGCCTGTCAAAGGGTTCTTCCATACACCAGAAGCACCCGCCGGCAAAGACAGCCGTTGACGGTGCGCGGTGCGGTGCGGCCGCGATCGTTTCCCCGGTGTCACCTCCCACCGCGGGCGGAGGCACGGCGATGACGGCCGCCATGACGAGCAGGGCGCCGGTGCCCGGTATCCCATAGAGCATCGTTCGTCTCCTTCGATTCGTTTTCGATGTTTTTTCCATGCCGGTAATATAATCACGAACCTCCACAAGGGAAGGAACATCCCGGTACTTCCAGCCATTGACGGTTACCCCGGGCATTCAGGTTTGACGGCTTCGTACTATGGTACCGGATGCCTGGTTGCGCTTTCTC from Syntrophales bacterium encodes the following:
- the msrB gene encoding peptide-methionine (R)-S-oxide reductase MsrB — its product is MLYGIPGTGALLVMAAVIAVPPPAVGGDTGETIAAAPHRAPSTAVFAGGCFWCMEEPFDRLDGVLEVVPGYTGGTTENPSYSDVISGRTGHMEAVRITYDPQRISYGELLRVFWRQIDPTDDGGQFADRGSQYRTAIFYLDDEQRRLAEQSRKDLEQSGRFSKPLVTQIRPAAAFYGAEDYHRGYYRSSPFHYKMYRSGSGREAFLKETWKESAPDGTLTPGERRYHVPSDEELKQSLTPLQYRVTRQGGTEQPFRNEYWDNHREGIYVDVISGEPLFSSRDKYDSGTGWPSFTRPLSKDAVTKREDRSLGMMRTEVRGLRSDSHLGHVFPDGPPPAGLRYCINSASLRFIPREDLAGEGYGEYRVLFEE